In the genome of Cupriavidus malaysiensis, one region contains:
- a CDS encoding phage tail protein, which produces MSQHDMIIDNQPGAAFRADLNQALAAIATNQSGSVEPNPSYPYQFWADTASGTLKMRNAANTAWTKLGQLGATNFGLVLPGTIAYHARNAVPAGYLRCNGAAVSRTVYADLFAEVGTTFGNGDGSQTFNVPDLRGEFLRGWDDARGVDAGRTFGSAQADLFKQHTHSGLPGQGVVQGQNGTGNYMIVSDNSYAPIGSTGGTETRPRNIALLACIKY; this is translated from the coding sequence ATGTCCCAACACGATATGATCATCGACAACCAGCCTGGTGCCGCGTTCCGGGCCGACCTGAATCAGGCGCTGGCCGCGATCGCGACGAACCAGTCCGGCTCCGTGGAGCCCAATCCGTCCTACCCCTACCAGTTCTGGGCCGACACCGCCAGCGGCACGCTCAAGATGCGCAATGCGGCAAACACGGCCTGGACCAAGCTCGGGCAACTGGGCGCAACCAACTTCGGGCTGGTCCTGCCCGGCACGATCGCCTATCACGCCAGGAATGCAGTGCCCGCCGGCTATCTGCGCTGCAATGGTGCCGCGGTATCGCGCACCGTCTACGCCGACCTGTTCGCTGAGGTCGGGACGACCTTCGGCAACGGCGATGGCTCGCAGACCTTCAACGTGCCGGACCTCCGCGGCGAGTTCCTGCGCGGCTGGGACGATGCGCGCGGCGTCGATGCCGGGCGCACGTTCGGTAGTGCCCAGGCGGACCTCTTCAAGCAGCACACCCACTCGGGCCTGCCCGGACAGGGCGTGGTACAGGGGCAGAACGGGACGGGCAACTACATGATCGTCTCCGACAACAGCTATGCCCCCATCGGCAGCACCGGCGGCACCGAAACCCGCCCCCGCAACATCGCCCTCCTCGCCTGCATCAAGTACTGA
- a CDS encoding DUF6950 family protein: MPRQQRQQDWPSRLAAFIEARRARAFSWGESDCCLFVCDGIAAMTGSDPGARWRGLYQGERGARRVLRDNGGVAGIATQVLGEPVAPALAGRGDVALIDTPEGEALALCVGGMLAAQGREGIVFHSMDAAKAAWHV; encoded by the coding sequence ATGCCAAGACAGCAACGACAACAAGACTGGCCGAGCCGCCTGGCCGCCTTCATCGAAGCCCGCCGCGCGCGGGCTTTTTCGTGGGGAGAAAGCGATTGCTGCCTGTTCGTCTGCGACGGCATCGCGGCCATGACCGGCAGCGATCCCGGCGCGCGCTGGCGCGGCCTGTACCAGGGCGAGCGAGGCGCGCGCCGCGTGCTGCGCGACAACGGCGGGGTTGCCGGCATCGCCACCCAGGTACTGGGCGAGCCGGTCGCCCCCGCCCTGGCCGGGCGCGGCGACGTGGCGCTGATCGACACGCCGGAGGGCGAGGCACTGGCGCTTTGCGTGGGCGGCATGCTGGCCGCGCAGGGGCGCGAGGGCATCGTCTTTCATTCGATGGACGCGGCGAAGGCCGCTTGGCATGTATAG
- a CDS encoding phage tail tape measure C-terminal domain-containing protein, which translates to MQIATLGIALDSAALKRGEDAVDRFVRALERATGSIAKMAGDGDKAASGLAKTGTTATGAQSALKQHEAAVNRAKQSTDALERANRASATSLGGLFREYVVDPARSAMQKKAGNSGVEAGSVQNGVKDVLTAFEDAIVDYSKTGKFSLPAAGKTALQSLGKSVGKVGLSQLAKGGVGLLDWLFPQQEGTSTPGAGSGGAQDQQGAAQAAQEAAAGSADASAATTAEAGAGAGDSKTKKASINTFSGWLGDAQKGLEDYLGSAGGVAGAVESLFSDAFSKMGDAVATFATTGKLDFGEFAKSVIADLIKIQARAAISGLAKMGISLIGSLIGGEAASTDMAGTPVDMSMPVGTPIRASGGNVDAGQPYLIGERGRPELFVPDVAGRILPDTALPGQGDVSGAAPAITFHNTYNIDSRSDRADVIAAIQQSQQQTKAQILESINRGGQFSQRR; encoded by the coding sequence ATGCAAATCGCAACCCTGGGCATCGCCCTCGACAGTGCCGCGCTCAAGCGCGGCGAGGACGCGGTCGACCGCTTCGTGCGGGCGCTCGAGCGCGCCACCGGCAGCATCGCCAAGATGGCGGGCGACGGCGACAAGGCCGCCTCCGGGCTGGCCAAGACCGGTACCACCGCAACCGGCGCACAGAGCGCGCTCAAGCAGCACGAGGCGGCGGTCAACCGCGCCAAGCAGTCCACCGACGCGCTGGAGCGCGCCAACCGCGCCAGCGCCACCAGCCTCGGTGGACTGTTCCGGGAGTACGTGGTGGATCCGGCCCGCAGTGCGATGCAGAAGAAGGCGGGTAACAGCGGGGTCGAAGCCGGTTCAGTCCAGAACGGCGTCAAGGATGTCCTGACGGCCTTCGAGGACGCCATCGTCGACTACTCCAAGACCGGCAAGTTCAGTCTGCCGGCAGCGGGCAAGACCGCGTTGCAGTCGCTCGGCAAATCCGTCGGCAAAGTCGGGCTGTCCCAACTGGCCAAGGGGGGCGTCGGCCTGCTGGACTGGTTGTTCCCACAGCAGGAAGGCACTTCCACTCCCGGCGCAGGTTCCGGCGGTGCGCAGGATCAGCAAGGCGCCGCACAGGCTGCCCAAGAGGCGGCGGCCGGCAGCGCGGATGCCAGCGCTGCCACGACCGCGGAGGCCGGCGCCGGCGCCGGCGATAGCAAGACGAAGAAGGCCAGCATCAATACCTTCTCAGGCTGGCTCGGCGACGCGCAGAAGGGACTCGAAGACTACCTCGGCTCCGCTGGTGGCGTCGCCGGTGCGGTGGAGTCGCTCTTCTCCGACGCGTTCAGCAAGATGGGCGATGCCGTGGCGACTTTTGCTACCACCGGAAAGCTCGATTTTGGCGAGTTTGCCAAGTCGGTTATTGCAGATCTGATCAAGATCCAGGCGCGTGCAGCGATCTCCGGACTAGCGAAGATGGGCATTAGCCTCATCGGCAGCCTGATCGGTGGGGAAGCTGCCAGTACGGATATGGCTGGTACTCCCGTTGACATGAGCATGCCGGTTGGCACTCCGATACGTGCCAGCGGTGGCAACGTCGATGCCGGCCAGCCCTACCTGATCGGCGAACGCGGCCGCCCCGAGCTGTTCGTGCCCGACGTGGCAGGCCGCATCCTGCCCGACACGGCTCTGCCCGGCCAGGGAGACGTGTCTGGCGCCGCGCCGGCCATCACCTTCCACAACACCTACAACATCGACAGCCGCTCCGACCGCGCCGACGTGATCGCCGCGATCCAGCAGAGCCAGCAGCAGACCAAGGCCCAGATCCTCGAGAGCATCAACCGGGGCGGCCAGTTTTCCCAGAGACGATAA
- a CDS encoding S24 family peptidase, translating to MKSIKEIRREKFSIAIAEKSDGNQSRAAQALGYSTPSLVNRYLSGGKDIGDRTARKIEETFGYPQFWMDSESRPAVPPAQSDGLAARVGFVLERLGIRKKELAAAVGAPESDVQEWAEGSRKPTLVQATVLQERYQVNAVWLLTGKGQPSPAVAYSDDWHPIPIAPQAFKKIAVVAMAQLGDNGHFCDLEYPVGHGDGYLHFLSADPDAYGLRCVGDSMEPRIRDGEFVVVEPNQAVASGDEVLVKSRDGRVMVKILGYTRDGYTHFLSINQNHKTVKIRAEEIEQLSFVSAIVKASSWRPD from the coding sequence ATGAAGTCGATCAAAGAAATCCGCCGCGAGAAGTTCTCGATTGCCATCGCCGAGAAGTCCGACGGCAACCAGTCGCGCGCCGCCCAGGCCCTCGGCTATTCCACCCCCTCCCTGGTCAACCGCTACCTGAGCGGCGGCAAGGACATTGGCGACCGCACCGCGCGCAAGATCGAGGAGACCTTCGGCTATCCGCAGTTCTGGATGGATTCGGAAAGCCGGCCGGCCGTGCCGCCGGCGCAGTCGGACGGCCTGGCCGCGCGCGTCGGCTTCGTGCTGGAACGGCTGGGCATCCGCAAGAAGGAACTGGCGGCAGCGGTGGGCGCGCCGGAATCGGATGTGCAGGAATGGGCCGAGGGCAGCCGCAAGCCGACCCTGGTCCAGGCCACCGTGCTGCAGGAGCGCTACCAGGTCAACGCTGTGTGGCTGCTGACCGGCAAGGGCCAGCCATCGCCGGCGGTGGCCTACAGCGACGACTGGCACCCGATCCCGATCGCGCCGCAGGCATTCAAGAAGATCGCCGTGGTGGCAATGGCCCAGCTCGGCGACAACGGGCACTTCTGCGACCTGGAATACCCGGTCGGGCACGGCGACGGCTACCTGCATTTCCTCAGCGCCGACCCCGATGCCTATGGCCTGCGCTGCGTCGGCGACTCGATGGAGCCGCGCATCCGCGACGGGGAATTCGTCGTGGTCGAACCCAACCAGGCCGTGGCCAGCGGCGACGAGGTGCTGGTGAAATCGCGCGACGGGCGGGTGATGGTGAAGATCCTCGGCTATACGCGCGACGGCTACACCCACTTCCTGTCGATCAACCAGAACCACAAGACGGTGAAGATCCGGGCCGAGGAGATCGAGCAGCTTTCCTTCGTCTCGGCCATCGTCAAGGCCTCGTCCTGGCGCCCCGACTAG
- a CDS encoding phage tail assembly chaperone: protein MAYAEHQAVLDARLPDGSSVRHNLEAAARQSGRALPELAGPALPAAGLQLWTWFADLNAARRGRPMPQPLTYSDIHAYFTLLGQRPAHWQLDAIRRLDRVVMAAAYQRKG from the coding sequence GTGGCCTACGCCGAGCACCAGGCGGTGCTCGACGCGCGCCTGCCCGACGGCTCGTCCGTCCGCCACAACCTCGAGGCGGCCGCACGCCAGAGTGGCCGCGCCCTGCCTGAACTGGCGGGACCGGCGCTGCCGGCGGCCGGCCTGCAGCTGTGGACGTGGTTCGCGGACCTCAACGCGGCCCGCCGCGGCAGGCCCATGCCACAGCCGCTCACCTACTCCGACATCCACGCCTACTTCACCCTGCTCGGCCAGCGGCCGGCGCACTGGCAGCTCGACGCCATCCGCCGCCTCGACCGTGTGGTGATGGCGGCGGCGTACCAGCGCAAGGGATAA
- a CDS encoding phage tail tube protein gives MPIAKGLYKQLRYKAQTGQGVAAGSTGGQILRRVTSDLSLVKDSYQSEEIRADQQIADFRHGVRRVEGTIKGELSPGTYADLIAAALRRDFSAGAVVSGASLTVAGSGPAYTVTRAAGSFLTDGIKAGDVVRLAGGFNAANAAKNLLVVSLTATVLNVLVLNGSALVAEGPIASASVTVQGKKTFVPASGHTDKYLTFEHWYADINQSEQFTDCKVGQLDVSLPATGMATISPQLRGIDMKTGTGAYFTAPAAETAAGVVAAVNGVLLVGGVQVGLVTGLSVSVNGNLSGDPVVGQNTMPDFFPGRLVVTGQFTAYFQDGTLRDAFVGEGEVGIVAALTTSNAANADFIAFNLPRVKLSSAAKDDGEKGIVQTFSFQALLNTAGGTGTASEKTTLSVQDSLA, from the coding sequence ATGCCGATTGCCAAGGGTTTGTACAAGCAACTGCGCTACAAGGCGCAAACCGGCCAGGGTGTCGCGGCCGGCTCGACCGGCGGCCAGATCCTGCGCCGCGTCACCTCTGACCTGTCGCTGGTGAAAGACAGCTACCAGTCGGAGGAGATCCGCGCCGACCAGCAGATCGCCGACTTCCGCCACGGCGTGCGCCGCGTCGAAGGCACCATCAAGGGCGAGCTGTCGCCCGGCACCTATGCCGACCTGATCGCCGCGGCGCTGCGGCGCGACTTCAGCGCCGGCGCGGTGGTGTCCGGCGCCAGCCTGACCGTGGCAGGCAGCGGCCCGGCCTATACGGTCACGCGCGCCGCCGGCTCCTTCCTCACCGACGGCATCAAGGCCGGCGACGTGGTGCGGCTCGCCGGCGGCTTCAACGCCGCCAATGCCGCCAAGAACCTGCTGGTGGTGTCGCTCACCGCCACCGTGCTCAACGTGCTGGTGCTCAATGGCAGCGCGCTGGTGGCGGAAGGCCCGATTGCCTCGGCCTCGGTCACGGTGCAGGGCAAGAAGACCTTCGTGCCGGCCAGCGGCCACACCGACAAGTACCTGACCTTCGAGCACTGGTACGCGGACATCAACCAGTCCGAGCAGTTCACCGACTGCAAGGTCGGCCAGCTCGACGTGAGCCTGCCCGCCACCGGCATGGCAACCATCTCGCCGCAGCTGCGCGGCATCGACATGAAGACCGGCACCGGCGCCTATTTCACCGCGCCTGCGGCCGAGACCGCTGCGGGCGTGGTGGCCGCCGTCAACGGCGTACTGCTGGTCGGGGGTGTGCAGGTGGGGCTGGTGACCGGCCTCAGCGTGTCGGTCAACGGCAATCTCAGCGGCGATCCGGTGGTGGGGCAGAACACCATGCCCGATTTCTTCCCCGGCCGGCTGGTGGTGACCGGCCAGTTCACCGCCTACTTCCAGGACGGCACGTTGCGCGATGCCTTCGTCGGCGAGGGCGAGGTCGGCATCGTGGCGGCGCTGACCACCAGCAATGCCGCCAATGCCGACTTCATCGCCTTCAACCTGCCGCGCGTGAAACTGAGCAGCGCCGCCAAGGACGACGGCGAGAAGGGCATCGTGCAGACCTTCAGTTTCCAGGCGCTGCTGAACACCGCCGGCGGCACCGGCACTGCCAGCGAGAAGACCACGCTGTCGGTGCAGGACTCGCTGGCCTGA
- the dnaB gene encoding replicative DNA helicase, whose protein sequence is MSARDVGLAAVTAGAVPHSIESEQAVLGGLLLDNDAIDRAGWLLPEHFYRADHAAIFRHIVALLADGVGADAVTVFERLAAHGLDAHAGGLAYLNALALQTPGSANIARYAATVRDRALKRQLLAVASDLPALVAGGEPARAVLDRVQARLEALAQERTMARPVRASEEFDACLGALREQAAGAHQALATGFRALDTKLGGGLRAGELVIVAGRPAMGKTAFALNVACHAARGHSVLVLSLEMPKAQLHQRNLAMLAEVPLPRLRQPEQLGDEDWRRLAAARSRVAELGLFLDDQPALSLADVRAKARMVRRRHGLDLLVIDYLGLMSGGASENRSQEVGSYSRGLKALAKELGIPVIALAQLNRSLESRANKRPLMGDLRDSGELEQDADIILLLYRDEVYHPESPARGMCEVLVEKQRQGETGSVPLAYHGETTRFLDAPAGYRAPAPRPARAIREDL, encoded by the coding sequence ATGAGCGCGCGCGACGTCGGCCTGGCGGCGGTGACGGCTGGCGCGGTGCCACACAGCATCGAGTCCGAGCAGGCCGTGCTGGGCGGGCTGCTGCTCGACAACGACGCGATCGATCGCGCCGGCTGGCTGCTGCCCGAGCATTTCTACCGCGCCGACCATGCGGCGATCTTCCGCCATATCGTCGCCCTGCTTGCCGATGGCGTCGGTGCCGACGCGGTCACTGTCTTCGAACGCCTGGCCGCGCACGGACTGGACGCCCACGCGGGCGGCCTGGCCTACTTGAATGCGCTGGCGCTGCAGACGCCGGGCAGTGCCAATATCGCGCGCTACGCGGCCACCGTGCGCGACCGCGCGCTCAAGCGGCAACTGCTGGCGGTGGCGTCGGACCTGCCGGCCCTGGTGGCAGGCGGCGAACCTGCGCGCGCCGTGCTTGATCGCGTGCAGGCACGGCTGGAAGCCCTGGCGCAGGAACGTACGATGGCGCGCCCGGTGCGCGCAAGCGAGGAGTTCGACGCCTGCCTGGGCGCGCTGCGCGAGCAGGCGGCCGGCGCGCACCAGGCGCTGGCAACGGGCTTTCGCGCGCTCGACACCAAGCTCGGCGGCGGCCTGCGCGCCGGCGAGCTGGTCATCGTGGCGGGGCGCCCGGCCATGGGCAAGACCGCTTTCGCGCTCAACGTGGCCTGCCACGCCGCGCGCGGCCACAGCGTGCTGGTGTTGTCGCTGGAGATGCCCAAGGCGCAGCTGCACCAGCGCAACCTAGCCATGCTGGCCGAGGTGCCGCTGCCGCGCCTGCGCCAGCCCGAGCAACTCGGCGACGAGGACTGGCGGCGCCTGGCGGCGGCGCGCAGCCGCGTGGCCGAGCTCGGCCTGTTCCTCGACGACCAGCCGGCGCTGTCGCTGGCCGACGTGCGTGCCAAGGCGCGCATGGTGCGCCGCCGCCACGGGCTCGACCTGCTGGTAATCGACTACCTCGGCTTGATGAGCGGTGGCGCCAGCGAGAACCGCAGCCAGGAAGTCGGCAGCTATTCGCGTGGGTTGAAGGCGCTGGCCAAGGAGCTGGGCATTCCGGTGATCGCGCTGGCGCAGCTCAACCGAAGTCTCGAGAGCCGGGCCAACAAGCGCCCGCTGATGGGCGACCTGCGCGATTCCGGCGAGCTGGAGCAGGACGCGGACATCATCCTTCTGCTCTACCGCGACGAGGTCTACCACCCGGAGTCGCCAGCGCGCGGCATGTGCGAGGTGCTGGTCGAGAAGCAGCGCCAGGGCGAGACCGGCAGCGTGCCGCTGGCCTACCACGGCGAGACCACGCGCTTCCTCGACGCACCGGCGGGATACCGCGCGCCGGCGCCGCGCCCCGCGCGGGCGATCCGCGAGGATCTATGA
- a CDS encoding phage tail protein, giving the protein MATLGTAMAAGIGVAAAYVATYAVASLALAMAFNALMGAVFKPRTTNSFTAEAQGRTQIVRSNVQPRNLIYGKAMTSGPLVFAASTDGAHKNQYMHLVVALADHTCEAIDEVYLGDQAVGPLDGNGQPTGGRFRKVWGESRTRFVAVPPGHTAFTLSTGVPVLTLQVAVAKCADGRDVAITDVSWSEGSDSVTVRGLPDDAETVVVTFEERRSNGLVVVHKHLGWPEQEADPDLVAMVPGWSAEHRLRGVCYLYVRLEYDADVFPNGLPNIKALVRGKRVYDPRGGTVAWSDNWALCVYDYLCDERGFSCAAGDVDLATVMAAANVSDEAVRLADGTTQQRYRCNGIVMLDKSPRDNLTEMTTAGAGSVVISGGVFRVFAGAYDIPTMTLTEDDLRGAMKVQARMSRRDLFNVVKGTYVNPANGWLPGDFPAVSNALYAGQDGESIERDIELPFTTDGVMAQRLAKIILERSRQGIVVEFPAKLSAFRLTAYSTVKLSSAKFGWAEKTFRVMSWKMSDDGGVDLVLNEEAPSVYDWNAGDATSSDPAPDTNLPNPLLVEPVGQIRLESGSEQLVLSQTGVVTSRVRVIWPAAQDAQLRQSGRVELQYKRADAQDWTSLAPLAATATSGYLMPVEDGAPYVVRARYVSGIGVRSPDWTYSPVHVVVGKLAPPEDVTGFSLSALSGSAHLVWDPATDLDVRNGGRASIRHTSNLMQPEWGSAIDIGGYVAGAANSAQLPLLTGVYLIKWVDSSGNESVTASEVATTAPSLQGLNVVATVSEQPAFAGAKDKVIFDRALGGIKLIGNGLIDSQGPVDASGLWDDAGQIDRLGAIDAVVGAGGWPWVDSLGGVASSGSYTFANALDLGRIETSRLTATIDALGFDTGDLFDVRPEPLDTWQSIDGDRLSDAGVTLFVRHTRDDPARTPAWSPWERFAAGDYEARAFQWRAELRSLSSAHNVLVAGLTVTVDMPDRIAYGRGVVSAAGAQAVVFDPPFHIVPKVGITAQNMVQGDYFTISAPNERGFTVNFYNAAGAAISRRFDWDAVGY; this is encoded by the coding sequence ATGGCGACATTGGGCACGGCAATGGCGGCGGGGATCGGGGTGGCCGCGGCCTACGTGGCCACCTATGCCGTCGCTTCGCTGGCTTTAGCGATGGCCTTCAACGCCTTGATGGGCGCAGTGTTCAAGCCACGAACGACGAACAGTTTTACAGCCGAAGCCCAGGGCCGCACCCAGATCGTCCGCTCCAACGTCCAGCCCCGCAACCTGATCTACGGCAAGGCAATGACGTCCGGCCCGCTGGTGTTCGCGGCGAGCACGGATGGCGCGCACAAGAACCAGTACATGCATCTGGTCGTGGCGCTGGCCGATCATACCTGTGAGGCGATCGACGAAGTCTATCTCGGCGACCAGGCAGTGGGACCGCTCGACGGCAATGGCCAGCCGACGGGCGGCCGGTTCCGCAAGGTCTGGGGAGAGTCCCGCACCCGTTTCGTCGCGGTTCCGCCAGGCCATACGGCCTTCACGCTATCGACCGGCGTTCCGGTCCTGACCTTGCAGGTGGCCGTCGCCAAATGTGCGGATGGGCGCGATGTAGCGATCACGGATGTCTCGTGGAGCGAGGGCAGCGACTCAGTCACGGTGCGCGGGCTGCCCGACGATGCGGAAACGGTGGTGGTGACCTTCGAGGAGCGTCGGAGCAATGGCCTGGTGGTGGTGCACAAGCACCTGGGCTGGCCGGAGCAGGAGGCGGATCCTGACCTGGTCGCCATGGTGCCGGGCTGGTCGGCCGAGCACCGGCTGCGTGGCGTCTGCTATCTCTATGTGCGGCTGGAGTACGACGCCGATGTATTCCCGAACGGCCTGCCCAACATCAAGGCACTGGTGCGCGGCAAGCGCGTGTACGACCCTCGCGGTGGCACCGTCGCCTGGTCGGACAACTGGGCGCTCTGCGTCTACGACTACCTGTGCGACGAACGTGGGTTTTCCTGCGCTGCCGGCGATGTGGACCTCGCCACCGTGATGGCGGCGGCGAACGTCAGCGACGAGGCTGTGCGCCTGGCGGACGGCACCACCCAGCAGCGCTACCGTTGCAATGGCATCGTGATGCTGGACAAGTCGCCGCGCGACAACCTGACCGAGATGACCACCGCCGGTGCCGGTTCGGTAGTGATCTCCGGTGGAGTCTTCCGGGTCTTCGCCGGCGCTTACGACATTCCAACGATGACGCTGACGGAGGACGACCTGCGCGGGGCGATGAAGGTGCAGGCGCGCATGTCCCGGCGCGACCTCTTCAATGTGGTCAAGGGAACCTACGTGAACCCGGCCAACGGCTGGTTGCCGGGCGACTTCCCGGCGGTCAGCAATGCCTTGTATGCCGGGCAGGATGGCGAGAGCATCGAACGGGACATCGAGCTGCCGTTTACCACCGACGGCGTGATGGCGCAGCGCCTGGCCAAGATCATCCTCGAGCGCTCCCGGCAGGGAATCGTCGTCGAGTTTCCGGCAAAACTGAGCGCGTTCCGGTTGACCGCGTACAGCACGGTCAAGCTGTCGTCGGCCAAGTTCGGATGGGCCGAGAAGACCTTCCGGGTCATGTCGTGGAAGATGAGCGACGACGGTGGTGTCGACCTGGTGCTGAATGAAGAAGCACCTTCCGTCTATGACTGGAACGCCGGTGACGCCACCTCGTCGGATCCCGCGCCCGACACCAACCTGCCGAATCCCCTACTGGTCGAGCCGGTCGGGCAGATCCGCCTGGAGTCAGGCTCCGAGCAGTTGGTACTGAGCCAGACCGGGGTGGTGACCTCCCGCGTTCGGGTGATCTGGCCAGCGGCGCAGGATGCGCAGTTGCGGCAATCCGGTCGTGTGGAGCTGCAGTACAAGCGGGCTGACGCGCAAGACTGGACCAGTCTTGCGCCGCTGGCCGCCACCGCGACCAGCGGCTACCTGATGCCGGTCGAGGACGGCGCGCCTTATGTGGTGCGGGCGCGCTACGTCTCCGGCATCGGCGTGCGCAGCCCGGACTGGACCTATTCGCCCGTGCACGTGGTGGTGGGCAAGCTGGCGCCGCCGGAAGATGTCACCGGTTTTTCGCTGAGCGCGCTTAGCGGCAGTGCGCACCTCGTCTGGGACCCGGCGACCGACCTCGACGTGCGCAATGGCGGCCGGGCATCGATCCGGCATACCTCGAACCTGATGCAGCCCGAATGGGGCAGCGCGATCGACATCGGTGGCTATGTCGCCGGTGCCGCGAATTCGGCACAGCTGCCGCTTCTGACCGGCGTCTATCTGATCAAGTGGGTGGACTCGAGCGGGAACGAATCCGTGACGGCGTCCGAGGTGGCCACCACCGCTCCCAGCCTGCAGGGACTGAACGTGGTGGCGACGGTGTCGGAGCAGCCTGCCTTCGCTGGAGCCAAGGACAAGGTGATCTTCGACCGGGCGCTCGGCGGCATCAAGTTGATCGGCAATGGCCTGATCGACAGCCAGGGCCCGGTCGACGCGAGCGGATTGTGGGACGACGCCGGCCAGATCGACCGTCTCGGCGCCATCGATGCGGTCGTCGGTGCCGGCGGCTGGCCATGGGTGGATTCGCTCGGGGGTGTGGCGAGTTCGGGCAGCTACACCTTCGCCAATGCGCTGGACCTCGGGCGGATCGAGACATCGCGGCTGACGGCGACGATCGATGCCCTGGGGTTCGACACCGGCGACCTGTTCGATGTACGACCGGAGCCCCTGGATACCTGGCAGTCGATCGATGGCGATCGACTGAGCGATGCCGGGGTAACCCTGTTCGTGCGCCACACCCGCGACGATCCGGCCCGTACCCCCGCGTGGTCGCCCTGGGAGCGCTTCGCGGCCGGTGACTACGAGGCCCGGGCCTTTCAATGGCGCGCCGAACTGCGCAGTTTATCGAGTGCCCACAACGTGCTGGTCGCGGGCCTGACGGTCACCGTGGACATGCCCGACAGGATTGCCTATGGCCGCGGCGTGGTGTCGGCGGCGGGCGCGCAGGCGGTGGTTTTCGATCCGCCGTTCCATATCGTGCCCAAGGTCGGCATCACCGCCCAGAACATGGTGCAGGGCGACTACTTCACCATCAGCGCGCCGAACGAGCGCGGCTTTACCGTCAATTTCTACAACGCTGCCGGCGCAGCCATTTCCAGGCGTTTCGACTGGGATGCGGTCGGCTATTGA
- a CDS encoding tail fiber assembly protein, which yields MDIHNYHPTTGEYLGLGVADPSPLEPGVHIVPGYATPVPPPRAAGRAIAVYRDAAGGVPQNAADGAWTAQPDYRGVPLYRTADGSRFEAGAEYSGIGDLPPFLTDEPRPGPAHVWRDEGWQLDDALAARLQADEAAARRDGLLAEAERRIAPLLDGFLLGELTEPEVERLRSMSQYRKALRAIDPDAAQVSAWPQAPWD from the coding sequence ATGGACATCCATAACTACCACCCGACCACCGGCGAATACCTCGGCCTGGGCGTGGCCGATCCGAGCCCGCTCGAGCCCGGCGTCCATATCGTGCCCGGCTATGCCACGCCGGTGCCGCCGCCGCGCGCGGCCGGCCGCGCCATCGCCGTCTACCGCGATGCGGCGGGCGGCGTGCCGCAGAACGCGGCGGACGGCGCCTGGACCGCGCAGCCCGACTACCGCGGGGTGCCGCTTTACCGCACGGCCGACGGCAGCCGCTTCGAGGCGGGCGCCGAGTACAGCGGCATCGGCGACCTGCCGCCTTTCCTCACCGACGAGCCGCGGCCAGGTCCCGCCCATGTGTGGCGCGACGAAGGCTGGCAGCTCGACGACGCGCTGGCCGCTCGGCTGCAAGCCGACGAGGCCGCGGCACGGCGCGACGGGCTGCTGGCCGAGGCCGAGCGGCGCATCGCGCCGCTGCTCGACGGCTTCCTGCTGGGCGAACTGACGGAGCCGGAGGTGGAGCGGCTCAGGTCCATGAGCCAGTACCGCAAGGCGCTGCGCGCCATCGATCCGGATGCGGCGCAGGTGAGCGCCTGGCCGCAGGCGCCCTGGGACTGA
- a CDS encoding phage tail terminator-like protein, with amino-acid sequence MSTVAIRKALEERLKTMQPALATAWENQPFTPAAGVPYQRVLMTPATPENASYGAAFREVGLYKVTLCYPQDSGTAAVQAQADALRQWFARATTLRADGVEVIVRTTPAIGAGAIEGDRYCVPVSIDYLANLGG; translated from the coding sequence ATGAGTACCGTCGCCATCCGCAAGGCGCTCGAAGAACGCCTCAAGACCATGCAGCCCGCGCTGGCCACGGCCTGGGAGAACCAGCCGTTCACGCCCGCCGCCGGCGTGCCCTACCAGCGCGTGCTGATGACGCCCGCCACGCCGGAGAACGCCAGCTACGGCGCTGCCTTCCGCGAGGTCGGTCTCTACAAGGTCACGCTGTGCTATCCGCAGGACAGCGGCACGGCCGCCGTGCAGGCCCAGGCCGACGCGCTGCGCCAGTGGTTCGCCCGCGCCACCACGCTGCGTGCCGACGGCGTCGAGGTGATCGTGCGCACCACGCCGGCCATCGGTGCCGGCGCCATCGAGGGCGACCGCTACTGCGTGCCGGTCAGCATCGACTACCTGGCCAACCTGGGCGGCTGA